The region AAAGGACCAAGAACATTTTCTGTAATCATCTTGGTTTCTCTGCTCCCACATCGTATACTATTAACACAACAGCTAGACAATTAAGCTCATGTTAATAACATTTTTCAATAAGATCTCGACTCTCAATTTCACTGACTTACTATCTGTTTGTTCTTATGACGTTGGATAGCAAGGTCAAAGCACAGTGCCTGCACATTCTTCTGCAAACGCAGCGTCTCTGCTTCAAGTTCTCTGCTCCTTTCCTTCTGGGCAGCAAGTGCCAAAGCAAGAGCCTTGTTATTACTTTTTAACGAGAGCTTGAAGAATGAAGAAGTGTCTGAGGGGAGAAACATCAGTTATTAATCACCTCCATCATTGCAGCAAGTGTAAAATGAATGGCTTCATTTATAGTGCTGAAAACTATCTGCAAAGTAGTCAGTGAATATTGGTTTCCACGTGTTCAGTGGATTCATCATTAGACAGTGGAGAacagtgtatgtttttataACGAACCATCAGTGACATTGTAAGAAATGTGTACAAACATAGAAATCTAAAACAGACATTTGAAGTTTACATTATCATGAGACCCAGAATGGCAACTACTCACCGTCTGAAACAACCAAAGCTATTTTAACATTCCTAAAAGAGATCTCTGATCATTTAGACCTGAGCTCTAAGGTTCGGTTTCATCTGAGCTGAAGAGCTCATTATCTTAAATCAAGGACAACTCATTAAAAAAGGGATTCGGGTAAAAATTCTTACTGTGTATTTTAGTCTTAATTTTGGCCACATACGCTGCTGAGTGCTTTGCCGCTTTCATGGTTAAATGTTTCTTCTCCATGATCACTGTAATACAAGATATTGGAAGAAGTGTATCATGCCTACCGTCTGGGTTTTAAAGTGACAGATATTACCACTGATATGGATCCATTATAATAACTAAGTCAATATTGTTGTTATCAAAGAAAGAAACGACACATCTCTTTTCTTGGGTACTTTTGCCAGATATGATTGTGCATCAGTGTATCATAAGGGAAACAGTAACCTATATGCTCCTGCTTGAAACAGATTGGCATATTACGTTACGTTAGTTTATGCTCAATCTCTCAGTGATAACTTACAGAGTTAAAAGTCTCAGTATTTTACACTTTTTCATCAAACATTTAACAGCTAAAAAGAGGTTAATTTGTTTCATTCTAAATTTGAGGCAGTTCCACTTATTTTGTGCCCGGTCGGTGTTAGCTAATGAATAAACTGTGATAAGTGATTAAGTTTATTACTTACCAGTCGTTTGTCTACCATTAAAATAGTAACGTTTTGTAGCATTAGAAGCTGAACACTGCTGAAAACGAAGTCATAAAGTATAAATGTTTTGGGGTGTTCTTAGatcataataaatattatataaaatgaTCAATTAAAAAGctacatttttcaaatttgatCGTCTCCATTCAAACGTAAACATCACCACAGAACACTGCGCGCGGAATATCAAAATTCTTCTTCTGTTATAGGAAATGAGCAACGTTGCATTGAAAAGTGGTTTACCGCCGCCTAGTGTAGTGGCCTTTCATGATATACACATAAAGCAAACCAGGGGGATTGGTTTGTAACTTTCACAGGCTATGTTACCGAACCATGCATACTGCAGTTATGAGGGGTGAAAGTATCAAAACTCTACGTATGAACATTGAGTTGGTGGAAATACatgtgaattttaaaaaataagttGATAAAGTGCATGTATACTGGAAATTTAGTGATCAATAGTCATTCGATTTGATAAATTCAAAAAGTATTTGAGTAAAACAGCGCAGATTAAAATGTGAGCCACTGTTTAATTCAACACCGTCTTCTGTTATTCATCTTCTATAATCCATACCACAAAATCAGTTAAGGTGGTTTCACGTAAGTGTGTAACATATTCTCCCGAATTACTAGTGGTGTGGGTAgctcacaaataaacaaatcacgGCTATATCGATCGTTTGCTAAATCAAACCCGGAAGTTAAATTGTCTAACCGTTTCCTGTTTGCAGTCCACCAATGAAATGTTAACTTCAGCGCCTCGGACGGAAACACTTTTCAGCTGTCAAGCTACGCTTGCCACTGCCCGAAATTAATTCTGTTGTGCCCAAGTTACTCTTTGCACTTCAATTTGAGATGGATGGTCAGCGTTGGTTGCCACTGGAAGCCAATCCAGATGTATGACAATGTTTGGTCtatgttatgtttatttcagttaaattcatttaaaaagttgACCATGAATTCGAATTTGTATTCGTAACCACATATCGTGAGTTTCCCGGCTAGTAGCAAGCCATGCTGGAGAGCTGATGttagctgtttgttttgtctgtgtgttcaaaAAAATGCGCATGACTAATGATTCCTTCGTATGTTTGTTATTTCCTTTCAGGTTATGAATCAAGTGAGTACCTATCTTTTATTTGTAGCGACGAATTTAGAGCTGGAAAATTTAGAATTATCCAAACATTTGTAATAAACTTGATCTCAGTATGAGTTCAGTAACAGTTAACTGTGCAGCGCTTGCAAGTCAGCGTGAGAGCGATGGTACTAATTTTCAGATAGCACCACGGTTCTGTACACTCATATTATTTTCATTACCATTaatagttttattattattattattgtgcaTAATGATGCATTGATCATATCGTCCTTTCTCTGCGATTCAGAATGTTCAGTGCTTTCTTCACAGCATTCAGTATTTACTTCGCTTTAGTTTTCGTAAATCGACAAGCATTGCAACGACTTGTCGTCCTTCTCAAAAGTTGCTTTCACTCTCTTGACTAACTTTCTCTTTGCAGCTCCTCTAATTTTGGACTAACTTTGCTTCACGCCCTTGTTAAAACTTTTTTGTAATTTTCCCTAGTTTCTCAGGCAGCTGGGCTTGGTATCCACCTGGCAATTTGGGGATGTGTATGGTTTGGACCCGGAGCTCCTAAGTATGGTGCCGAGgcctgtctgtgctgttctaCTGCTGTTCCCTGTGACAGAGAAGGTGCACATCTGTGACATAATTACAAATGAAGTCGTGGCCCACGAGATCAAGAGCGACCTGCATTCATTGTTTTGTCTAAAACACAATTATTTTTGACCTATAGCTGTTAATGTTGCTGTACATATTTGAAAAATTTTAGTTAGAGTATTTTTAGCTCTGCAATAAGCAGCCAAAACAAATTAGATCACCATGTAACTCTGAGCAGTTCCGTCTGACCCTAACAAAGCTGAGTGTGTTTTCAGGAAATAAATTTGCGTTTAGAGCTGGAGGCTGTTTGAAGAGAAAGAAGTATTTTAACATCTCTAAtcgtgcttttttttcctcttccatcTAACCGTGAACAGTATGAGTCCTTTAGACTGGAGGAAGAAGCACAGATTAAAGCACGGGGACAGGAAGTCTCCTCAGACGTTTACTTCATGAGGCAAACAATTGGAAATGCTTGTGGGACGATAGGACTGATTCATGCAGTGGCAAATAACCAACAGCGCCTGGAATTCGGTGAGTGCTTGTCTAAACATCAGATCTAACCGGCAGAATCTTACTTACTTAGCTAAGCCttaagagtgagggagagtctTACTTGGGAGAGCACAGGAGTAAGAAATTCCACCTCTTGAAGGCTCTAGCTCTAGCGTTGTACAAATAGCCTACATTGAACTGATCCtgcttgaagaaaaaaaaaaaaaagatttagaacCTCTTCAGAACCTCTGAGCGTTACAATTAAGTGTATTGGATAAGGGCTGGAATTGTAATCCAACAGGAGTTTGGACCTTTTAGGTTATCCTTATTTGAGAAGAATAAATGCAATGTTTCACCGTGCTCTTCAGTACAGTTCTCTCTAAAAGAAATAATCTGAAGTAACAATGCTCACACTGATGTCCAGATAAAAAGTTATGAAATAGGACTAACTGCTTCACAAATCCATGTAAATTGTCAAGACTGTTAATGACGTAAAGCTGTAGGCCTagttacagtttgtttattttgcacCTGTGAGGCTGTAGATGTTGTGTCATTTGGCTGCAGAAGTGCCAGCAGTATCATCAGTGTCCAAACAGTCATTGAAGTAGATCTGTATGATGGGGTATTTCAATAGTGTACCTATTTTAAGACAAAAATACTTGTAAATTTACAAGGGATTGGGTTGAATTGAGATGGGAGTGCTGCTTATGTTCATTGTAGAAGTttgttaatgctgtgttgttAATATCACTAAATACCTTGCAGAGTCTGACTCACCACTGAAGAAATTTTTATCTGAGTCCTCTAAATTGAGCCCGGAAGAGAGAGCAGTTTTCCTTGAAAAAGACGAGGTATTTCATTGCACTGTAAAATGAAGTTTGTTCGCTGTTAAACAAAGAAGGaaatattgttgtttgtttgtttggtttttcaaaATTATAAGCAAGATCAAATTATCTATATTGTACGTTACCCTTGGCTCTCATATTTTGCTCTTTACATGGTTCTCAATGTTCATTTGATATCTATATACAGTCTGattcatgacttttttttttttttttttctttaacattcaTATGGTTCCAGAGCATTCGTGTGACACATGAGTCAAGTGCACAGGAGGGACAGACTGAGGTtggtattttcatgttttaccaTATCATCAAAACGCTTTTCATGTTTGCCATATCATCAAAACGCTTTTCATGTTTTACCATATCATCAAAACGCTTTTCATGTTTGCCATATCATCAAAACGCTTTTCATGTTTTACCATATCATCGAAACGCTTTTCATGTTTTACCATATCATCGAAACGCTTTTCA is a window of Chanos chanos chromosome 10, fChaCha1.1, whole genome shotgun sequence DNA encoding:
- the uchl3 gene encoding ubiquitin carboxyl-terminal hydrolase isozyme L3; this translates as MDGQRWLPLEANPDVMNQFLRQLGLVSTWQFGDVYGLDPELLSMVPRPVCAVLLLFPVTEKYESFRLEEEAQIKARGQEVSSDVYFMRQTIGNACGTIGLIHAVANNQQRLEFESDSPLKKFLSESSKLSPEERAVFLEKDESIRVTHESSAQEGQTEAPSLDEKVELHFIAFVNVGGHLYELDGRKPFPIAHGKTTEDSFLEDTAEVCKKFMARDPEELRFTVVALSKA